The Ziziphus jujuba cultivar Dongzao chromosome 1, ASM3175591v1 genome segment GCAGTAATGGATAAAAGGTGTCTGTATGGTTACCTAGGTCTGCCAAATATGAAGCTtccttttcaatatatattaagtaATTTAGTTAAACATTTTTCATCTACACCAAAGATTCCAAAATGCAGCTAGTATTTTTTTCAGAAAGCATTTTTgataagcaaagaaaaaatatagGATTCATATGTCGAATTGATTCAAGATCTACTGCCTTAAAAGTATACGGTCAAGTTGGGTTTCTCATACTGTATACTAAGGCCCTATTtatttgaattccatgaacttcctGAATCATGTACAAATTAGTATCAGAGCTAACAGCTAAAGATCTTGGACCAAGATAGATCTCAAAGAAGTGAGGTATTGCAACCCAGTGAGAAGGTATGCGGTAAGCAACACAACTCTTCAAGCAAGTTCAAGTCTGTTGTGTTAGGATCAAATCAGTGGGCTTCCCAAGGATAGAATTATAGAGGACAAGAGCCACCACGAAAGATGGAGTATTCAGTATCGGACTCTCCTAAGACATGATGCAGAATGGAATAACAAGCCaatgaaaagataaatattggACTCTCTTAGGCTGATCCCTTAAAATGATAGAGTATTCAACTCTAATGAACAGAACCTTTCAATAGGATAACAAGCCATTGAAGGATGGAGTCTAAGACACCCCATGTTGAGCTGTTGAACGAGATAACAAGCCGCTAAAGGATGAATTATTGAACTTTATTGCACAGAGCCACTGAATCATGGAAAATTGGACTCTCTTTGGCTGAACCATAGAATGACTTAAAAGCCACTAAAGGATGGTGCAGCAAAGTGGGTACAAAGTCAAACATGGAGCTACTCAAAATGCCTAAAACCtgaaaaaaaaacccatatatAAAGAGATGTAGAGACCAACAAAAGTGGAATAAAAGGTAAACAATACagtaccaagaaaaaaaaaatgatgtaggATTGATATACTGGATAAGTCTAGGACCTAAATGGCTCAAGTTTTTGGTCAAGTTGGGTCTCATGTGCATATTATGGCATATTAATTTGGACTCCTCAATCacccaaatcataaaaattaatctCATGTAATTTTACATTTCATGGTCCAACTTTTGAACAAAATACTATCTCATATGCATGAGTTATTATTGGTTCGTTCAAGTCAATCTAATGTAACTCCACAATACAGAAAAGTTAAATTCCAAGAAAACATTTAATGCATAGTTCTCATTTTTCAGAAATGTGCAGCACTACTAAGATAAACTTCATTACTTTCACTACTTATGCATCTCcaaccaccaaaaaaataaaataaaaaaataataataataagtgaaaTAGAGGAATAAAACAATAGTAAGtgcaatatttttattcttaattttttttatttttttgcattctgCCATGACAAACCTACTAGTCTACCGAAAGGACTGTTGTTTTTCATGCTGAAAGTGATATCTGCCAATCTGTGAATCAAACAATATGCATACCTAATCTATAAAACATAAAGAGTCTACAAAGGAACAAAAACCTTACGGGAATTTGGAAATGACTCCATGGTCCACAACCCCATCAATGTTATCAAGGCTTTTAGCTACATCACCTGAAAATTATAGTTTATACAAGCAATCAAAAGTATTCTCCAACCACAGTAAGCCATGTTCAAACAGGAAGAAGAATGTCCGAGACCTACCAAGACTTTGTATGGGAGATGTGAAAATGACATCAAGAACATTGTGTCCTTCTTTGGTAAGTAGGGGGAAGTCACCCCCCATTGGACCTGCATGCCCTATTGCTGGTCTCCTCCATACCTTCGTTTAGAAGGGAGAAAATGGTACTATTATCAGCAGCTTCTTCCGCATAATGAACACTAAACAATACTTAAATTCTACCAAAAACTGGAGTCATTGATGTAAGAAAACACCTGTTTCTaatgctaaataaataaaataaaggaacaTTTGTTGACAGAATTTTGCAcatatcatttattttcttgCACATACACAGAAAAGCTTCATCAATTAGACATCTAAGCAACTGGCCAGGATAAAACTTCTGACAGTAACTAAAGTCTAGGCATTGCTAAACCAGACTGAATACCCTGCCTTGAAGCTGCCATTATTGCACACTGTGCAAATAAGAATACCTGCATCAAGCTAAGAGAGTGGCTAAACCTACACGAAATTAACTATAATTGTGTGTGAATAACTACATTTTTTATGGCCAAAGAAGGTCGTGCATGCGAGATCATTTGGGTTCCTGGCCATCTGATGACTCTTTAACTGTGAAGTAAAGGTGATAGGTGATACATTCTACCCatctaaaataaagaagaagaataactatttaagatattaaaagaaacaaaagcaaaGGCAAGGAAATATTTGTAGAGAGCAAACCTCTGCATCACCCAAAAACAGATCATCAATCTCTTCCGCAGTTTCCAACCAGTTAAgctgaaatataaaattgaatctTATTGTCATCTTACGTAATGTTACATTTACTCTGGTATTTTATGTTTCATATACACAAAAAAGGTGATAAATTTAGCAACTTACAGACTGAACTAAAACTGGAACAGAACCATCCAGACCACCTTTGTACTTGTTTTTTGTGATCATGAACACAAGTTTACCTGCAGTATTTAATATACTCTGCAAGcggaaaggggaaaaaaaaattgttcagtTATATCTTAACAAATTCCCTCTTCTGTAGCTTCAGCTTTACAAGCCTacagacaaaaaaaatatatatatatatcctgagATTTCTGACCCACCTTCTGTTGGATAATGGACTCATCACCTTGCAAACTCCGACGACCAATGATAGCGGTAAGTGTTCCTTCTTCTATAACATCAGCATCATCAAATGCAAAATCAATCTACAAAGAAGCAAGTTAAAAATGACATTCTACTAACATTTAACGCTCAAATAATATCATACTGATCGCACATTCAGAATGGTGCAGGCATTTTGTTCTACCCACGTCTCTATGGCTTATGAATCCGTCACTGCAGTCTGCAGCTTTAATTTTCAAACATTTCCCAGGGAATGCATGCTCAAAATGCATTGAATTGCTTGTTATTCATTTTTGACAAACCCACAAGCAAGGAGAACATTCCAAAACATCTAAGAGTCGCAAACCAccagttaaaaaacaaaatttgttttaGAGGTTAAGAATTTGTGCACACTTGGGAACTGTCTTGGTAGTAATCCAGTGGAATTCCTGCTTTTGCTGCCTCACTCGCACTTGCAGCACACCTGCGTAGAAACAAACCAACATGTTACAGAACTAATTGGAGAAGTTGATTGAAAtataatatcaacaaaaaacaaaattggtgGCAAAGAAACTAAGAAATTGAAAAcaaagtatttatatatacttaGGAAGATAAAAGAAAGATATATAAAACTCACGTGGGAATCCCCACTAAATCTCTAAAAGCACCCACACGAAGCTGCCGACCCAGATACTCTATAGCCATGGCAGAAGCTTGACCAGACCCCAAACCAATTACCATGCCGCTTTTTATGTAAGTATCcacctataaaaaataaataaataaataacccacAACCCAAAATTCGAACATTTGCTTTGTTTTCTCtctaaatattctaaaaatggaaattttcaaggaaataatgaaaaaaaccataacatacaGTGTGGTGGGCAGCTCGAAGAAGTGCAGAGGCATCAGCGAGACTTGAAGAAGCAGTGATTCTCAGACAGTGAATAGTACTGCTCCTCCTCCTGCAATTTGAATAATTTGCAGAGCAATGCAGAGAAGTAGAAGAACAACAAGCCAATGGAGCTGAAGATGATGAAGCTGTTGCTGCCATTGATGGTATAGCAAAGGACACCATTCTTTCACCACCTGTGGAATAGGCTCACCTTCTTCAAATCTTTAGCCACTTTCTGTGGACCCGGTTCGGTGTAGCCGGTTTGGCGAACCTTCTTCGTCAAACAAGAGTGGACCAGGCTCATCAATGATAAAATCAGCTCGCCACTTTAGGCCCAACCATAATTCAACTCAAAAACACTTCTTTTTAGAACCTTTTAAAATGAAGATTGGGTTGGCCTGCAGAACTATTTTAAATTCGGTCCAATCCGATTAGACAAGATTTAAATAGTAGGTTTCTTTTTACCcaatccaatttttatttttttaatttttcgctTAAACCATTTTGATATAGAGTTATATGAACTTCTCTAGATCCCGTCTGCcccattaatgttttttttttttttttcttttggaacattataaaatattcaaaatttattttctatatgaTTCGAATCCATGCGAATCCATGCCCTCATAACATAAGATGTTTTACTACTGAAGTTAACTCTCTCCATCTCCTATTAatgtttctttaaataaaattttgaagtcatattttttgtttaaaaaaaaagaaaagctcttATTACTGAAAATTTTATGAGGAGAATAATTCTCTAATTTCatataaaacttaaatttttataGGTGGTtggataaaaataacaataaaaccaTTTTCATGGATGaataattggaaaatttatgacGTACACCATCTTTAATTGGACAAATCTAGTACATGTTAAACCCAGGAAGGCAATGAATGTAGATGGTGAGTCTTATATAAGTATAATAGAAGCTTTAAAGAACCATTAATGAATGCAGGAAAAAATAGAGTACAAACATTTGTTAGACgaatctttttcaaaaattgacaGCTCCCAATTAATAACAAGTATTTCAATATCAATTTTGACATCCTACGAATTCAATGTGGGACACACTTTAAATTGAGAAGATGTATAACGTTACACCCCACAAATGTCCAAAGGAACAGCTATTTAAACACCCCAATATTCCTCTCTCATAGATAACCATTGGGCAATACTTGGAGAGCAAAAATAATGCATGCGATCCATAATTAATTGTCAATATCCCCATCAGAAGGGGATTCtcttaattactccctataagattcaccaaaaaaaaaaaagaaaaagaaaaaaaaaacccatttgGTCAAACTTCAAAGTATCAAAATAATGCCTATTTTCAGTATACATTCCCAGTATCATTGTATAGTACTTGCAAACTTTATTAGTATTAGTTTTTGACTAATTAGTAACACTAATGATAGATATTTCGATAAAGGGATATCATAATTAGCAAATGGATAAAAGATAATCACGTTTGTCTCCCCTAAAAATTTagaaagatattattttatttgtccaTTATTTTGTCACTAAAACTTGGTTTTCTAAATAGAAGGAATAATGGGCCAACGGTAAACGCAATTTgctttgtctctctctctctctctctctctctctctctctctctctctctctctctctctcagctttGTCAcatggaaagagaaaaaacaaagaaaaaaaatgaaaagaaaaggaaatgatATGGATTTTTTACCTCCAAAAAGATAGAGAAAACCTAATGATTGTGGAATCGGGTTCTTTTGGAGACACTAAAAACCCTTTAACGACTATTATATAACACGGTCACAAACAGGGTATGATGGTTGTGTTATGGTGGCATCTGGCCTACCACTTtgtgaggaaaaaaataaagagagattgTGTGAAGAATATGAGGAAATCACtaggaaaattttcattcatataaaggagataaaaagaaaagcataGATGAATTATGAGCaataaaaagattccaaaacaTGGAACTAGAATCCTATAAAAATTTTCTACTCATTTTCTTTGCACTTTTCTTTTCACATGTGCAAGCACTCATCCATGGAAGTGTGTTTGTGTTGTTAACTCCACCACCATAGTCCATAAACCACCGTCCCACGACAACCCCACCAAcctccattttttttctccttcttttttccacctttttttTACTCCTTTCAGTCTTTCTCTTTCTGCAAGTTATGTCACGGGTGGtcttaaaaaaattggaacgtTGGGGGCAAATAGACAACCACATGCTAGAAGGGCCAAATTGAGAATGCTGACCCATCAGCCTACCATCACTGTATGTACATGACTACATGGAAGTGGCTGCGTATAcattacatatatacacacattgaAAGTGTAATTTTGTAGGAGAAGATAATGTGTTTTTAATTTGAGTATGTATGTCCAAAAAAGATGATGAAGAAACACTCTAAAATACAGAAAAAGACACCAAAAACTCTTTCAACAGTCTAAAATATGGAAAcgacaacaaaagaaaaatgatcgtttttatttttttgcttttctactcgtgaaaaaataaacaaaacgtTCAACTACACAGCACCCAAGAAAGTTTTATGTAGATTCTCTAATACTTCTTAGCAGTCCAGCTATTAATACCGActtcctttcttttctattttctctttcttacatCAAAAAGTGAACGAAAGGTGGTCTTTTTCAACGAAAAGAGTCTTTCTTTCTCGACCATCTCACTTCGTTTCCGTGAATGCTTATGCGATTTTCCACTTTCCCATCTTAGTAATGTTTGCATTTCAGTAAAGGGTACTTTGGTTTTCTGGGTTTTTCTTTAAGTCTGTGCCATTGACATTGGTTAAAAATACTGGGGAGGAAGAAGCTTgctttttggggaaaaaaaaaataaaaatggaagacTTGGGTTTTTGAGGAGTTGAGCTAAAAAAGCGATTTTGTTCATCTGGGTCTGTTTGTTTACTGGgaaaattttccttctttttcggTTTCCAAAATGAGGAGCATTTATGGGTTGTATTTAATGGTGGTTCTTTGTTTTGGAATGTATTTGAGCACGTTGTGTCAAGATGATTCGGAAAACACTTCGGCTGTGTATATTGTCACTCTTAAAGAAGCTCATTCTGCTAATTATTATGGTGAGTTGAGAAGGGAAGGTCATGCTACCAGAAATGGTGCTTCTGGAAGGTTAAACATTCACAAACCAAGGTACTagcttgtcttcttcttcttcttcttcactaaGGTACTagcttgtcttcttcttcttcttcttcactttttgttaaatttcattgtaaattttGGCTGAGTAAAAATTCGAAAGCTcaaatttaatatcttttgctattattgtaattatttttggttCTTTGTGAAATTACTTTctgtttctattttcttttgttgggAAGTAGATTTTATAATTTCCAAAATCGTGGTCAAATTTTCCTCCAAACTTCATAATTTCACAGTACGGTTTCTCAGTTACGGACAATTGGGTCTTATGATTTCTTTCAGCCCTCATTAACTAAAATTATTTAGTATGCACATGTCTTCAAGGTTTCAATttctgttatttattattattttctttttgttgcaaGGGTTTAATGTTTTTGATCTTACTCCTTACTGGATGTGAAATcctcataaatttatttttctttttccttttcttttcttatttatttatgttatttttttgtaaattaattgatcTGCCATGTCCCATTACTATTTCATAAAGAAAACTTCAGGTAGTGGAGGTTTTGCAATGTTTTAtagttgtttttattaattaatatgttgGAAATCCATCTACCACACATAATTATGTTTTTTACTAGAATTTCATTTACTTTACCTCAttgttctcttttctttcaCTATTTAACTTTGACTTCTTCTTGGAGTTTTGACTTCTTCTTGGACTTTGTTTTGGTTGGAGTATTAGCTTCACTGATTTTGAATGCCTTATCTTCAGAAACAGGAATATTACAAGAACAGATCGGAGGTACAGTTCTTATATTTCTCGGGTTCATGATTCATTGCTAAAGAGGGCATTGAGAGGGGAGAATTATCTAAAGCTATACAGCTACCATTACTTGATTAATGGATTTGCTGTGCTTGTTACCCCACAACAGGTAAAACATCAGTCATTTATAACTACTTATAatctttgttattttctatatattggTTAATGTAGACTTTCTACATTTTGGTGGTTGATAACCTATTATTTGGATTTAAACTGTTTAATTTCAAACCATTAATGGAGTTATATTTCTGAATTTGAAGGCGGATAAGCTTACTAGGAGGAGAGAAGTGGCAAATATTGTTATGGATTACTCTGTTAGAACTGCAACTACCCATACTCCCCAGTTCTTGGGTTTACCACAAGGGGCTTGGGCACAAGAAGGTGGATATGAATTTGCAGGAGAGGGAATTGTAATTGGATTTATAGATACTGGCATTGATCCATCCCATCCAAGTTTTGCTGATGCTACGTCTGATCATCAATATCCAGTTCCACATCATTTTTCAGGCATCTGTGAAGTTACTCCTGATTTCCCATCTGGTTCATGCAATAGGAAGCTTGTTGGGGCCCGCCATTTTGCAGCATCTGCTATAATCAGGGGAATTTTCAACTCATCACAGGACTATGCTTCACCATTTGATGGTGATGGCCATGGCACGTGAGTTATCTTGCTTTTCCTATTGTTCTGACTTTTGTGCCTCTACAAGCTATGTCTATTCCATGTTTTTAGcatcttttgttgttgttgttgttgttgttgttgttgttgttgttgtttgcaGTTACATTTAATCCTGATTTTTACTTGGAAACTTCGGGTTGCTATCTTTTTTCCCCTTAGAGAGAAAAATAGAGGAAGCAATGTTTGAATACACTTTAGTCATATGTTGGGATTTTTCACCtcttataaattttgaaatgataCTGCTATAAGGAACTTGTAAGAGATCTATAGGGGCCTATcgaaattcaaaataaaaaaggaagattAGTGCAGCTAAGGAACTTTTATTGACATTCCTAATGCATTCTCTCTTTGTGTTGAAGAGGCTTTCCTATATTGACATTGTATAGGCCACATGTTTATTCTTTTCCGTTCACTTTGTATGCTTTTTTGTATGTTGAGGTTACTATTAATTGCATTGTCTTGTACTCATGGTGTTTCTAGATTATATACaattggaaataaaataaattatattctaATCTCATTGTTGAAGTAAAACAAGTTTATTTTCTaaagatataattttttcaGTGTGATATGTAATTCGATAAGTTCTTAAATTCTTCACATCAATTTGCATGTACTATGTGAGAAAGctaaaaaattctttaaataccaattgaaaaaaatagcaGTCTTTGAGATACTttgaggggggagagagagagagagagagagaagaagaaaaggtagTATCATCTTTCATGTTGTTCTGTTCAACTCGAAAATGGTGAATGATGGGTCTAATTTTAACATACAGGCACACAGCTTCTGTTGCAGCAGGAAACCATGGGATTCCAGTGGTTGTTTCAGGTCATCACTTTGGAAATGCAAGTGGGATGGCTCCTCGTTCCCAGTAATTACTCTATGTCTGAAATTTTCTATTCAGTCCTTCCACTGCTCTTTCAACTCATCCTTGAAAAAACTAACCATGAAACAACTATTATTCTTGTTGGAAAACGATGAACAGGGTTAATTTTCTTACCTGTTACTGTTTTGAAGCATATATGGTACACATTTTAAAgccaaaataattgaaattttgatgtcTTTACTTTTAGTGACAGCTAACATACACCTTCCCtcaattttatagaaaatcatTTGCTTTTTCGTTTTTACATGCTAACTAACTACCAAATCTTTCCAGTATTGCTGTTTACAAGGCATTGTACAAGAGCTTTGGAGGCTTTGCTGCAGATGTTGTTGCTGCAATAGACCAGGTGAAGATAATTTGTTTGATATgtttatatgaaatatttatatcacaCGTGATGAATTTACAAGGGGGTCCAGGGCTATGACAGTGTCATTTGATTGTAATCCATGGAAATGTCAATGTTTCTGTCTTGTCCTTTTCTGGAACCTTAGctgtttttttaattgatgctaGGAAAGTTTAATAGATGACTATATTTATTAACTCCTGCATCATAGTTAATTTGGAAGTTCATTCATTCTCAGGCTGCTCAGGATGGGGTTGATGTAATAAGCTTATCAATTACTCCTAATCGACGTCCACCCGGAATTGCTACATTCTTTAATCCCATTGACATGGCATTACTATCAGCTGTAAAGGCTGGTATTTTTGTTGTGCAAGCAGCAGGCAATACCGGACCATCTCCAAACAGCATGTCTTCCTTCAGTCCATGGATTTTCACAGTTGGTGCTGCCTCTCATGATAGAAGCTATAGTAACTCTATGACGCTTGGGAACAATGTCACCATACCTGGAGTTGGGCTTGCACGTAAGTTTATCTTGTTATTTTGTGTCTGTTTTCTAGGTACCTTGTTGTACATGGGAGTCTGGCAAGCAAGTATTGATTCATTATACACAGCTTAATCTGGATTGGAAAGTGAAGTTACAACACAATTTGAACTGagttattattttgtgttatGATGTCCATCATTAACTACCATTACCATATTACTTGATATTGTTGATGTTTCTACTTCTTTTCATACTTGTAGAAGAAAAAGATGAGGATAACTCATAGTTCTTCTTTATGCTCAGGGAGGGTGATTTGTAAAAATTGTGATATGGATTACTTTAAGCTTCTCTGTGATCATCCAATCTGTTTATTTACATGAGAAAATGAAAACTATGTCCACAACATCCCTATATGTATTTAGGTGTTGGAGTTTTTGCTTTTGCTTGTTTTCTTATACAGGATGCCCTCTTTGGTTGTTCATACTTTTTATCTTTGTGCGTTAATTTGAGATCCTTAGGTATTTGTTGCACAGCCACTTCTATAGTATTTGGCAGTTCATTCTAGGTTCATTTTACATGATTTATGGATATAGACTTCAGTAACCTTGTGATATAATTGAGTCCTGCTTCAacctattattttgttttcttcttattgaatcACATGCTTAGTCTGCTCCTACGATAAAAATTGTATGGTTATCTCTTGATATGTGCAATAGTGACTTTTATACCATTATGAGTCTGGTCATTTCTATTGGAAAGTAGACTGATATGTATCCTCTTCACTTCAGCTGGTACAGGGAACGATACATTGTATACACTCGTTTCTGCCATTCATGCATTGAACGATGAAGCTACTGTTGCAGATGATATGTATGTGGGTGAATGCCAAGACTCTAGTCACTTTAACCGTGATCTAGTCCAAGGGAATCTTTTAATCTGTAGCTATTCAATTCGATTTGTGCTTGGGCTCTCTACAATGAAACAAGCATTACAAACAGCTAAAAACCTAAGTGCTGCTGGTGTTGTATTCTACATGGATTCTTTTGTAATTGGTTTTCAGCTTAATCCTACTCCAATGAAAATGCCTGGCATTATTATTTCCTCCCCAGAAGACTCCAAGGTAATGGAACTGTGGTCAAGTATATGTTCACGTATGGACATATTTTTATGGTCTTTTTGCCCGTTTATCACTTTGACTTTACTGTgtgtaaatgatatttttttggcAGATTTTACTTAAATACTACAACTCCTCTCTGGAGAGAGATGGTCCTTCAAA includes the following:
- the LOC107433843 gene encoding probable ribose-5-phosphate isomerase 4, chloroplastic isoform X2; translation: MVSFAIPSMAATASSSSAPLACCSSTSLHCSANYSNCRRRSSTIHCLRITASSSLADASALLRAAHHTVDTYIKSGMVIGLGSGQASAMAIEYLGRQLRVGAFRDLVGIPTCAASASEAAKAGIPLDYYQDSSQIDFAFDDADVIEEGTLTAIIGRRSLQGDESIIQQKSILNTAGKLVFMITKNKYKGGLDGSVPVLVQSLNWLETAEEIDDLFLGDAEVWRRPAIGHAGPMGGDFPLLTKEGHNVLDVIFTSPIQSLGDVAKSLDNIDGVVDHGVISKFP
- the LOC107433843 gene encoding probable ribose-5-phosphate isomerase 4, chloroplastic isoform X1, which encodes MVSFAIPSMAATASSSSAPLACCSSTSLHCSANYSNCRRRSSTIHCLRITASSSLADASALLRAAHHTVDTYIKSGMVIGLGSGQASAMAIEYLGRQLRVGAFRDLVGIPTCAASASEAAKAGIPLDYYQDSSQIDFAFDDADVIEEGTLTAIIGRRSLQGDESIIQQKSILNTAGKLVFMITKNKYKGGLDGSVPVLVQSLNWLETAEEIDDLFLGDAEVWRRPAIGHAGPMGGDFPLLTKEGHNVLDVIFTSPIQSLGDVAKSLDNIDGVVDHGVISKFPCTAVIASEDGLSIVDNLRKSSVE
- the LOC107433863 gene encoding subtilisin-like protease SBT2.2 isoform X1 — encoded protein: MRSIYGLYLMVVLCFGMYLSTLCQDDSENTSAVYIVTLKEAHSANYYGELRREGHATRNGASGRLNIHKPRNRNITRTDRRYSSYISRVHDSLLKRALRGENYLKLYSYHYLINGFAVLVTPQQADKLTRRREVANIVMDYSVRTATTHTPQFLGLPQGAWAQEGGYEFAGEGIVIGFIDTGIDPSHPSFADATSDHQYPVPHHFSGICEVTPDFPSGSCNRKLVGARHFAASAIIRGIFNSSQDYASPFDGDGHGTHTASVAAGNHGIPVVVSGHHFGNASGMAPRSHIAVYKALYKSFGGFAADVVAAIDQAAQDGVDVISLSITPNRRPPGIATFFNPIDMALLSAVKAGIFVVQAAGNTGPSPNSMSSFSPWIFTVGAASHDRSYSNSMTLGNNVTIPGVGLAPGTGNDTLYTLVSAIHALNDEATVADDMYVGECQDSSHFNRDLVQGNLLICSYSIRFVLGLSTMKQALQTAKNLSAAGVVFYMDSFVIGFQLNPTPMKMPGIIISSPEDSKILLKYYNSSLERDGPSNKIVKFKARASICGGLKANYSNSAPKIMYYSARGPDPEDTSLDDADILKPNLVAPGNLVWAAWSSAGADSVEFLGENFAIMSGTSMAAPHVAGLAALIKQKFPSFGPSAIGSALSTTASPYDKNGGPIMAQRAYANPDLNQSPATPFDMGSGFVNATAALNPGLIFDSGYDEYMSFLCGINGSAPVVLNYTGQNCWAYNSTISGTDLNLPSITIVKLNQSRTVQRLVRNVADNETYSVGWSAPYGVSVKVSPTHFQIGWGQTQVLSIFLNATMNSSVASFGRIGLFGNKGHVVNFPLSVIVKNL
- the LOC107433863 gene encoding subtilisin-like protease SBT2.2 isoform X2, which gives rise to MDYSVRTATTHTPQFLGLPQGAWAQEGGYEFAGEGIVIGFIDTGIDPSHPSFADATSDHQYPVPHHFSGICEVTPDFPSGSCNRKLVGARHFAASAIIRGIFNSSQDYASPFDGDGHGTHTASVAAGNHGIPVVVSGHHFGNASGMAPRSHIAVYKALYKSFGGFAADVVAAIDQAAQDGVDVISLSITPNRRPPGIATFFNPIDMALLSAVKAGIFVVQAAGNTGPSPNSMSSFSPWIFTVGAASHDRSYSNSMTLGNNVTIPGVGLAPGTGNDTLYTLVSAIHALNDEATVADDMYVGECQDSSHFNRDLVQGNLLICSYSIRFVLGLSTMKQALQTAKNLSAAGVVFYMDSFVIGFQLNPTPMKMPGIIISSPEDSKILLKYYNSSLERDGPSNKIVKFKARASICGGLKANYSNSAPKIMYYSARGPDPEDTSLDDADILKPNLVAPGNLVWAAWSSAGADSVEFLGENFAIMSGTSMAAPHVAGLAALIKQKFPSFGPSAIGSALSTTASPYDKNGGPIMAQRAYANPDLNQSPATPFDMGSGFVNATAALNPGLIFDSGYDEYMSFLCGINGSAPVVLNYTGQNCWAYNSTISGTDLNLPSITIVKLNQSRTVQRLVRNVADNETYSVGWSAPYGVSVKVSPTHFQIGWGQTQVLSIFLNATMNSSVASFGRIGLFGNKGHVVNFPLSVIVKNL